The following proteins come from a genomic window of Liolophura sinensis isolate JHLJ2023 chromosome 13, CUHK_Ljap_v2, whole genome shotgun sequence:
- the LOC135480643 gene encoding tetraspanin-18-like: MCGETIAKWALMILNIIFVLLGIACLAVGIFALVNTNDTYYTYLTSYSEDLSSLDTPSLVRSAAIVLAVSGGAICIIAILGFCGACQLIKGCLYAYAFLVMAILALQIASVVVAIFFNSRFETYAISWLTLVLNKYYQGPYDTSNVYSLAWDTMMVKLQCCGANNGTDFAAQNKWNRTYIYGNNDRASIPLTCCEFNNTASFPTDMAAFISSMVNKTCPFTESDSYSSTGCYSAIRSTALSYSAYVIGVGVTIGVIELLAIIFAFVLGCNDDVMSK; this comes from the exons ATGTGTGGGGAGACGATAGCAAAATGGGCTTTGATGATACTCAACATCATCTTTGTG CTACTAGGGATAGCCTGTTTGGCAGTGGGAATATTCGCCCTTGTGAACACGAATGACACATATTACACATACCTGACAAGTTATTCGGAGGACCTCTCGTCGCTGGACACACCATCTCTGGTGCGATCGGCGGCCATTGTCTTGGCTGTAAGTGGCGGAGCGATATGTATCATCGCAATCCTTGGTTTCTGTGGCGCCTGCCAACTGATAAAGGGATGTCTTTATGCG TATGCATTCTTGGTTATGGCAATCTTGGCCCTCCAGATCGCTTCCGTTGTTGTTGCAATTTTCTTCAACTCAAGG tttgagACGTATGCCATCAGTTGGTTGACGTTGGTCCTGAACAAATATTACCAAGGGCCGTATGACACCTCCAATGTCTACTCCCTAGCCTGGGATACAATGATGGTCAAG CTGCAATGTTGCGGGGCGAATAACGGAACCGATTTTGCTGCGCAGAATAAGTGGAACAGGACTTACATCTACGGGAATAATGACAGGGCATCAATCCCTCTGACATGTTGTGAATTCAACAACACAGCCTCTTTCCCCACTGACATGGCGGCATTCATCAGCTCCATGGTCAACAAAACATGTCCGTTCACCGAGAGCGACTCTTACAGCTCAACG GGCTGCTACTCAGCCATCAGGTCAACAGCACTCTCGTACAGTGCATATGTGATCGGAGTGGGGGTGACTATAGGCGTTATCGAG CTCCTGGCAATTATCTTTGCTTTCGTCTTGGGTTGTAACGACGACGTGATGTCTAAATAG